From the genome of Torulaspora globosa chromosome 2, complete sequence, one region includes:
- the URC2 gene encoding Urc2p (ancestral locus Anc_1.26), producing the protein MNEKEEDNQDRSDNALLKKTTEDSTQNQYEKFHSENASNKRGEALNIKKTRKKRRTFSCELCRKFKTRCDFEPLTGKCHRCNVLQLDCSLTEERECEIIAAVRDKSGSIGLRDGSSDTNEALHASDHSQLVISSIRLTEQLERRLSKVESHFESLDNKLDLVLGLLREPSDGSVKTMTKLDPHLPGFDDFSKGMSPLTASKYGSQFRRASHSLTDRVLKDPPLKLIGNIDNRLFPREARSKQDQYAKQQRPFVVARVNFLHFYEKHEELCLKLSKEFLIRSHFWIVPGGIKEIDDDYVRKHVFITSVFTIIAMSFDDNEKYASEQEMLYPLVERFLTNTLTMFENLIAHDIEAILYCCMFHISRKAKRHRQLQFNSLVLSDFALNSFLSIFNFNKLKKRVVVEEIYDPTDLYYLRILNSLTACKLEYAVSYGCYSTLDDSTKELNNLTAKFPQSNFGDDIKISEINLGDIVNSIFVNFEEFYETARDRLHDTLEISDATQNSDLLAFSELTYWVTNWKELLSKDGAGVLLFTFDYYYIMICRSFISEFLSDIRTNPAFMARTLNTMKEHAFSLIKGFLRLPPSLIKGAPILTSHQLVYACLALCDFLDWFPSSERQSVLNICTRVYWHLNTIGEKKNEATDNVGKIIKSIIDTSRYRVSKGQQISSLPSTGPTRERTSSNKINFTTDPPKADPQVSVHSRNSPSETTSTAGNFMMPDVDQFNSFEEFFQDFFENLKPTTQQIFSSQKNLVP; encoded by the coding sequence AGAAAATGCTAGCAACAAGAGGGGAGAAGCTTTGAATATCAAAAAGACTCGCAAGAAAAGACGTACGTTTAGTTGCGAATTGTGCAGAAAATTCAAGACTAGATGCGACTTCGAGCCTCTTACTGGCAAGTGTCACCGCTGTAACGTTCTTCAACTTGATTGTTCTCTGACCGAAGAGCGTGAGTGTGAAATTATAGCAGCAGTTAGAGACAAATCTGGTTCAATAGGGCTCAGAGACGGAAGCAGTGATACTAACGAAGCCCTACATGCTTCCGACCATTCCCAGTTGGTTATATCGAGCATCCGTCTCACAGAACAGCTGGAGAGACGTCTAAGCAAAGTCGAAAGTCACTTTGAAAGTCTGGATAACAAACTAGACCTTGTTCTAGGACTCCTACGAGAGCCCTCCGATGGTAGTGTCAAAACGATGACCAAGCTGGACCCTCATTTACCGGGCTTCGATGACTTTTCGAAAGGAATGTCCCCACTAACCGCATCTAAATATGGCAGTCAGTTTAGAAGAGCCAGTCATTCGCTTACCGACCGAGTGTTGAAGGACCCTCCGCTGAAACTTATTGGCAATATTGACAATAGATTATTTCCAAGAGAAGCCAGATCAAAACAAGATCAGTATGCAAAACAGCAACGGCCGTTCGTGGTAGCAAGAGTCAACTTTTTGCACTTTTATGAAAAGCATGAAGAATTATGCCTTAAGCTATCAAAGGAGTTTTTAATCAGATCTCACTTTTGGATTGTACCAGGAGGcatcaaagaaatcgacGATGATTATGTTCGGAAACATGTTTTCATCACCAGCGTCTTCACCATAATAGCAATGAGTTTTGATGATAACGAGAAATATGCTAGCGAACAGGAAATGCTCTATCCCTTGGTAGAGAGATTTCTGACAAACACTCTTACGATGTTTGAAAACCTGATAGCTCATGACATTGAGGCCATATTGTATTGCTGCATGTTTCACATCTCGCGAAAAGCTAAAAGACACCGGCAGCTACAATTCAACTCGTTGGTTCTTAGCGATTTTGCTCTTAATTCATTTTTGAGCATCTTTAATTTTAATAAACTCAAGAAGAGAGTTGTAGTGGAAGAAATTTATGACCCGACAGACCTCTATTATCTCAGGATTTTAAATTCTCTCACTGCATGCAAGCTTGAATATGCCGTGAGCTATGGATGCTATTCGACTCTTGATGATTCAACAAAGGAGCTGAACAACTTGACTGCTAAATTTCCTCAGTCGAACTTTGGTGACGATATCAAGATCAGCGAGATTAACTTGGGAGATATAGTTAACAGCATATTCGTCAATTTCGAGGAGTTCTACGAAACTGCTAGAGATAGGCTTCATGACACCTTAGAAATCTCAGATGCTACACAAAATTCTGATTTATTGGCTTTTTCAGAGCTTACCTATTGGGTTACCAACTGGAAAGAATTACTGAGTAAGGATGGTGCAGGTGTCTTGCTTTTCACGTTTGATTACTATTATATCATGATTTGCCGATCGTTTATATCCGAATTCCTTAGCGACATAAGGACCAACCCAGCTTTTATGGCTCGCACTCTCAACACCATGAAAGAGCATGCTTTTTCACTAATCAAAGGCTTTCTCAGGTTACCACCATCGTTGATCAAAGGTGCTCCCATTTTGACGTCACATCAGTTGGTGTATGCTTGTCTTGCACTCTGCGACTTTCTCGACTGGTTTCCCTCGTCAGAGAGGCAGTCAGTGCTAAACATCTGCACTAGAGTTTACTGGCACCTAAACACCATCggtgagaagaagaacgaGGCGACAGATAATGTTGGCAAGATTATAAAGTCTATCATCGATACGAGCAGATATAGAGTAAGCAAGGGCCAGCAGATATCTTCATTACCCTCAACAGGCCCGACGAGAGAAAGAACAAGCAGCAACAAAATCAATTTTACAACCGACCCACCAAAAGCTGATCCTCAAGTAAGTGTCCACTCTCGGAATAGTCCTTCCGAAACCACGTCGACTGCAGGAAATTTCATGATGCCAGACGTAGACCAATTCAACTCGTTTGAAGAGTTTTTCCAagacttcttcgagaatctTAAACCTACCACTCAGCAGATCTTTTCCTCTCAGAAGAATCTGGTCCCATGA
- the FPR2 gene encoding peptidylprolyl isomerase family protein FPR2 (ancestral locus Anc_1.28), giving the protein MFLYYWFIAFLAGLTAAGSLKELQIGVTKRIPQDQCHIKAKAGHTVEVHYTGYLRDSLEKFDSSYGRGVPISFKLGSGQVIKGWDQGLLGMCIGEERKIQIPSDLAYGERGIPGVIPKNADMIFDVKLVSIS; this is encoded by the coding sequence ATGTTTTTATACTATTGGTTTatagctttcttggcaggCTTGACTGCCGCAGGCTCGCTCAAAGAGCTGCAGATTGGCGTTACCAAAAGGATCCCGCAGGATCAATGCCATATCAAGGCCAAAGCTGGTCACACTGTGGAAGTCCACTACACTGGTTACTTGAGAGATAGTCTGGAGAAGTTTGACTCAAGTTATGGAAGAGGAGTGCCCATTTCGTTCAAGCTCGGGAGCGGCCAAGTTATCAAGGGCTGGGACCAGGGCCTGCTAGGAATGTGCATAGGAGAGGAACGTAAGATACAAATCCCCAGCGACTTAGCATATGGCGAGAGAGGTATTCCTGGCGTCATACCAAAAAACGCCGATATGATCTTCGATGTGAAGTTAGTTAGTATAAGCTAA
- the POF1 gene encoding nicotinamide-nucleotide adenylyltransferase (ancestral locus Anc_1.27) yields the protein MAFDLYDQKVRCKIVHFVCYPDIMYKSGILDVAFRTLMQPLHNGLADAYKAFCADDKLHFKIVYNTQVIPKPEVLLVLDSSFNPPHWGHHALIEKGLRLYDGRSTQVLLLLAVNNADKAAAPASFDKRMEMMCLMADLLHKNGSAVSVGITDYAKYVDKDIILRKHYKDARTISFLVGFDTIVRIFAPKYYYPRLPSEALESFMASTELCCLTREGNHNLEEQMKYSSDISNGVYEPNIPKSWGAKIHMMENDKIFESISSSAIRKAIAEGQTSEKLSKLLPLPIVDYILSSKDQMF from the coding sequence ATGGCTTTCGATTTATACGATCAAAAAGTACGCTGTAAAATAGTTCACTTTGTATGTTATCCAGATATCATGTACAAATCTGGAATACTGGACGTTGCGTTTCGAACATTGATGCAGCCGCTTCATAATGGCCTAGCCGACGCCTATAAGGCATTCTGCGCTGATGACAAGCTTCATTTCAAGATAGTGTACAACACTCAAGTTATACCGAAACCCGAGGTTCTTTTAGTCCTCGATTCTTCGTTCAATCCTCCCCATTGGGGTCATCATGCCCTGATTGAAAAAGGTTTGCGACTCTACGATGGAAGGTCTACCCAGGTCCTTCTGCTGTTAGCTGTTAATAACGCTGACAAGGCAGCAGCTCCTGCTTCGTTCGATAAGCGTATGGAAATGATGTGTCTAATGGCAGACCTGCTGCATAAAAATGGCTCTGCAGTTTCTGTAGGGATTACAGATTATGCTAAATATGTCGACAAGGATATTATTCTAAGGAAGCATTATAAAGACGCCCGGACAATATCCTTCCTAGTGGGATTCGATACGATTGTGAGAATATTCGCTCCCAAGTATTACTATCCAAGACTTCCCTCTGAGGCTTTGGAAAGCTTCATGGCTTCTACCGAGCTGTGTTGCCTAACGCGGGAGGGCAATCACAACCTTGAGGAGCAGATGAAGTACTCTTCAGATATCTCAAATGGCGTGTATGAACCTAATATACCAAAGTCCTGGGGCGCGAAAATCCATATGATGGAAAATGACAAGATATTTGAATCTATTTCCTCTTCGGCTATACGTAAAGCGATTGCGGAAGGCCAAACCTCGGAGAAGTTGAGCAAACTACTGCCCTTGCCAATTGTGGATTACATACTTTCATCGAAGGACCAAATGTTTTAG